From one Erinaceus europaeus chromosome 4, mEriEur2.1, whole genome shotgun sequence genomic stretch:
- the BYSL gene encoding bystin: MPKIKPARGAGGEKHAPLAEQILSGEAVRAGTREKRRGRGTGEEEEEYVGPRLTRRILQQARQQQEELEAEHGAGARSAAREPTTRLGPGVPQDGSDDEEWPTLEKAAAMTVTDHHAEVVVDPEDERAIELFMNKNPPARRTLADIIMEKLTEKQTEVETVMSEVSGFPMAQLDPRVLEVYRGVREVLSKYRSGKLPKAFKIIPALSNWEQILYITEPETWTAAAMYQATRIFASNLKECMAQRFYNLVLLPRVRDDIAEYKRLNFHLYMALKKALFKPGAWFKGILIPLCESGTCTLREAIIVGSIITKCSIPVLHSSAAMLKIAEMEYSGANSIFLRLLLDKKYALPYRVLDALVFHFLGFRTEKRELPVLWHQCLLTLVQRYKADLATEQKEALLELLRLQPHPQLSTEIRRELQNAVPRDVEDVPVTME, from the exons ATGCCCAAAATCAAGCCTGCCCGTGGGGCCGGCGGTGAAAAACATGCCCCCTTGGCCGAGCAGATCCTGTCTGGGGAAGCTGTACGCGCAGGGACCCGGGAAAAACGGCGAGGTCGCGGAACcggcgaggaggaggaggagtacgTGGGCCCGCGGCTGACCCGGCGGATTCTGCAGCAAGCGCGGCAGCAGCAGGAGGAACTCGAGGCCGAGCACGGGGCCGGGGCGAGGTCCGCGGCGCGGGAACCCACCACCAGGCTGG GTCCAGGAGTGCCACAGGATGGATCAGATGATGAGGAGTGGCCCACCCTGGAGAAGGCTGCCGCAATGACAGTGACAGACCACCATGCAGAGGTGGTGGTGGACCCGGAGGATGAGCGTGCCATTGAATTGTTCATGAACAAGAACCCTCCTGCCAG ACGCACCCTGGCTGACATCATCATGGAGAAGCTGACTGAGAAGCAAACGGAGGTTGAGACAGTCATGTCCGAGGTGTCAGGCTTCCCTATGGCTCAGCTGGATCCTCGGGTTCTGGAAGTTTACAGAGGGGTCCGGGAG gtGCTATCTAAGTACCGAAGTGGTAAGCTGCCCAAGGCGTTTAAGATCATTCCTGCACTCTCTAACTGGGAGCAAATCCTCTATATCACTGAGCCTGAGACCTGGACTGCAGCTGCCATGTACCAAGCCACAAG gataTTCGCCTCTAATCTGAAGGAATGCATGGCCCAGCGCTTCTACAACCTTGTCCTACTCCCCCGAGTACGAGATGACATTGCTGAATACAAACGGCTCAATTTCCACCTCTACATGGCACTCAAGAAGGCCCTGTTCAAACCCGGAGCTTGGTTCAAAG GGATCCTAATTCCACTGTGCGAGTCAGGCACCTGTACCCTCCGGGAAGCCATCATCGTGGGTAGCATCATCACCAAATGCTCCATCCCTGTGCTGCACTCTAG TGCGGCCATGCTTAAAATTGCTGAGATGGAGTACAGTGGTGCCAACAGCATCTTCCTGCGCCTGCTGCTGGATAAAAAGTACGCTCTGCCCTACCGAGTGCTGGATGCCTTGGTTTTCCACTTCCTAGGGTTCCGGACAGAGAAGCGGGAACTGCCTGTGCTCTGGCACCAGTGCCTCCTGACTTTGGTTCAGCGCTACAAGGCAGACCTGGCCACAGAACAGAAAGAGGCCCTCTTAGAGCTGCTCCGCCTGCAGCCCCATCCACAGCTCTCTACTGAGATCAGGCGTGAGCTTCAGAACGCAGTTCCCCGAGATGTGGAAGATGTTCCTGTCACCATGGAGTGA
- the CCND3 gene encoding G1/S-specific cyclin-D3 isoform X1 — protein MELLCCEGTRHAPRAGPDPRLLGDQRVLQSLLRLEERYVPSASYFQCVQKEIKPHMRKMLAYWMLEVCEEQRCEEEVFPLAMNYLDRYLSCVPTRKAQLQLLGSVCMLLASKLRETKPLTIEKLCIYTDHAVSPRQMRDWEVLVLGKLKWDLAAVIAHDFLALILHRLSLPQDRQALVKKHAQTFVALCATDYTFAMYPPSMIATGSIGAAVQGLGACSTSGDELTELLAGITGTDVDCLRACQEQIEAALRESLRDAAQTSGSPAPKAPRGSSSQGPSQTSTPTDVTAIHL, from the exons ATGGAGCTACTGTGCTGCGAGGGCACCCGGCATGCGCCCCGGGCCGGGCCAGACCCGCGGCTGCTGGGGGACCAGCGTGTCCTGCAGAGCTTGCTCCGCCTGGAGGAGCGCTATGTGCCCAGCGCCTCCTACTTCCAGTGCGTGCAGAAGGAGATCAAGCCGCACATGCGGAAGATGCTGGCGTACTGGATGTTGGAG GTGTGTGAGGAGCAGCGCTGCGAAGAGGAAGTCTTCCCCCTGGCCATGAACTACCTGGATCGCTACCTGTCCTGCGTTCCTACCCGCAAGGCTCAGCTGCAGCTCCTAGGTTCGGTCTGCATGCTGCTGGCCTCCAAGCTGCGCGAGACCAAGCCCTTGACCATCGAGAAACTGTGCATCTACACCGACCATGCTGTCTCTCCCCGCCAGATGCGG GACTGGGAGGTGCTGGTTCTGGGGAAGCTCAAGTGGGACCTGGCCGCTGTGATCGCCCATGACTTCCTGGCCCTGATTCTGCACCGGCTCTCTCTGCCCCAGGATCGGCAGGCATTGGTCAAAAAGCATGCCCAGACTTTTGTGGCCCTCTGTGCTACAG ATTACACCTTTGCCATGTACCCACCGTCCATGATCGCCACGGGCAGCATTGGGGCTGCAGTACAAGGCCTGGGTGCTTGCTCCACATCCGGTGATGAGCTCACAGAACTGCTGGCTGGGATCACAGGCACAGATGTG GACTGCCTGAGGGCCTGTCAGGAGCAGATTGAAGCTGCACTCAGAGAGAGCCTCAGGGATGCTGCCCAGACCAGCGGGAGCCCAGCACCAAAAGCCCCCAGAGGCTCCAGCAGCCAGGGACCTAGCCAGACCAGCACTCCCACAGATGTCACTGCCATCCACCTGTAG
- the CCND3 gene encoding G1/S-specific cyclin-D3 isoform X2, with protein sequence MNYLDRYLSCVPTRKAQLQLLGSVCMLLASKLRETKPLTIEKLCIYTDHAVSPRQMRDWEVLVLGKLKWDLAAVIAHDFLALILHRLSLPQDRQALVKKHAQTFVALCATDYTFAMYPPSMIATGSIGAAVQGLGACSTSGDELTELLAGITGTDVDCLRACQEQIEAALRESLRDAAQTSGSPAPKAPRGSSSQGPSQTSTPTDVTAIHL encoded by the exons ATGAACTACCTGGATCGCTACCTGTCCTGCGTTCCTACCCGCAAGGCTCAGCTGCAGCTCCTAGGTTCGGTCTGCATGCTGCTGGCCTCCAAGCTGCGCGAGACCAAGCCCTTGACCATCGAGAAACTGTGCATCTACACCGACCATGCTGTCTCTCCCCGCCAGATGCGG GACTGGGAGGTGCTGGTTCTGGGGAAGCTCAAGTGGGACCTGGCCGCTGTGATCGCCCATGACTTCCTGGCCCTGATTCTGCACCGGCTCTCTCTGCCCCAGGATCGGCAGGCATTGGTCAAAAAGCATGCCCAGACTTTTGTGGCCCTCTGTGCTACAG ATTACACCTTTGCCATGTACCCACCGTCCATGATCGCCACGGGCAGCATTGGGGCTGCAGTACAAGGCCTGGGTGCTTGCTCCACATCCGGTGATGAGCTCACAGAACTGCTGGCTGGGATCACAGGCACAGATGTG GACTGCCTGAGGGCCTGTCAGGAGCAGATTGAAGCTGCACTCAGAGAGAGCCTCAGGGATGCTGCCCAGACCAGCGGGAGCCCAGCACCAAAAGCCCCCAGAGGCTCCAGCAGCCAGGGACCTAGCCAGACCAGCACTCCCACAGATGTCACTGCCATCCACCTGTAG